A stretch of the Campylobacter sp. 19-13652 genome encodes the following:
- the kdsA gene encoding 3-deoxy-8-phosphooctulonate synthase has product MILIAGPCVIESEEIVFNIARELVKFNENSKIDFYFKASFDKANRTSIDSFRGPGLERGLEILGRVKSEFGFKILTDIHESYQAAPVAKVADVLQIPAFLCRQTDLLVAAAKTKAVVNIKKGQFLAPAAMKHSVKKVLEARGVKSSGFEAASQNGVWLTERGSTFGYGNLVVDMRSLPLMREYAPVIFDATHSVQMPAGADAKSGGDARFVPYLARAAAAVGVDGFFYETHLNPCEALCDGANMLNLSELEALVNKTLEIENLIKG; this is encoded by the coding sequence GTGATACTAATAGCTGGTCCTTGCGTGATAGAAAGCGAAGAGATAGTTTTTAATATAGCGCGCGAGCTTGTTAAATTTAATGAAAACAGCAAGATAGATTTTTATTTTAAAGCTAGCTTTGATAAGGCAAACCGCACGAGCATTGATAGCTTTAGGGGGCCTGGGCTAGAGCGTGGGCTTGAGATTTTAGGCAGGGTAAAAAGCGAGTTTGGCTTTAAAATTTTAACCGACATTCACGAAAGCTACCAGGCAGCCCCAGTTGCCAAGGTAGCCGACGTCTTGCAAATCCCAGCCTTTTTATGCCGCCAGACTGATCTGCTTGTGGCTGCGGCAAAGACAAAGGCTGTGGTAAATATTAAAAAGGGGCAGTTTTTGGCTCCAGCTGCGATGAAGCACAGCGTAAAAAAGGTGCTAGAAGCTAGGGGCGTAAAATCTAGCGGCTTTGAGGCAGCAAGCCAAAACGGCGTGTGGCTAACGGAGCGTGGTAGCACCTTTGGCTATGGGAATTTGGTCGTGGATATGCGAAGCTTGCCTTTAATGCGAGAGTATGCGCCAGTCATCTTTGACGCCACTCACAGCGTGCAAATGCCAGCTGGAGCGGATGCAAAAAGTGGCGGAGACGCACGCTTTGTGCCCTATTTAGCCCGCGCAGCCGCAGCCGTGGGGGTGGATGGCTTTTTTTACGAGACACACCTAAATCCGTGCGAAGCCCTATGCGACGG